The proteins below come from a single Rhizobium sp. BT04 genomic window:
- a CDS encoding ABC transporter permease — MRIITPRVSLAFRLALRELRGGIRGFYIFLACIALGTGAIAAVNSVSQSITDTIASQGQELLAGDVRFELNNREATPQELGFLEGLGTVSVSTGLRSMARKPDGSDQALVEVKAVDDAYPLYGKFVAEPDYPLAALLSGQGGTYGAVAAPLLLDRLGLAVGDELLLGNVKLSITGTVKTEPDALSEGFGFAPRLLVSRRALEASGLIQTGSLVEHAYKIRLENKAAMSGIQARAAKEFPSAGWAIRTSDRAAPSLTENITRFSQFLTLVGLTALIVGGVGVANAVRAFLDAKRTTIATFKCLGAPAQVVVLIYLFQIAIIALGGILIGLIIGALSPIFAAQFLAQFLPVSTTPTLYPGALLLATLFGILTTLAFAILPLGHAREVPATALFREQGFEARRLPSWPYILLAALFMAALAGLAVLTAYDRFIAVVFVGAIVFAFVVLRLVAAAIAWLARRSPRVNSPALRLAIGNIHRPGALTPSVVLSLGLGLALLVTLTLIDGNLRQQLTGRMNEGAPNFFFVDIQSAEVDAFRDLVQAQAPQGKLVEVPMLRGRIVAFNGEDVTKMDVPAAGRWVLNGDRGITYANTLPENAALTEGSWWDKDYSGEPLVSFSSEEAHELGLKIGDKVTVNVLGRNITAKIANLRRVQWESLSINFVMVFSPNTFRGAPHAWLATLTDPSSTPAEDAAILKSVTNTYPTITSVRVKDAIDIVNQLVAQLATAIRAAASVALIASILVLAGALAAGNRARTHDAVVLKTLGATRAMLIRAFSYEYLILGLATAIFALIAGGVAAWFIVARIMRLPSTFLPDVAGLTLVTALVLTVGIGLIGTWRILGQKAAPVLREL; from the coding sequence ATGAGGATCATCACACCGCGCGTGTCGCTCGCTTTTCGCCTGGCGCTGCGCGAGCTGCGCGGCGGCATCCGCGGCTTCTACATTTTCCTGGCCTGCATCGCCCTCGGCACCGGCGCGATCGCCGCCGTCAATTCCGTTTCGCAGTCGATCACCGACACGATCGCCTCGCAGGGGCAGGAGCTGCTGGCGGGCGACGTCCGCTTCGAGCTCAACAACCGCGAAGCCACGCCTCAGGAGTTGGGTTTCCTCGAAGGCCTGGGCACGGTGTCGGTCTCGACGGGCCTGCGCTCGATGGCCCGCAAGCCTGACGGTTCCGACCAGGCGCTGGTCGAGGTCAAGGCGGTCGACGACGCCTACCCGCTCTACGGCAAGTTCGTCGCCGAGCCGGACTATCCGCTCGCAGCCCTGCTTTCAGGCCAGGGCGGCACCTATGGCGCGGTCGCAGCGCCGCTGCTTCTCGATCGGCTCGGCCTTGCGGTCGGCGACGAATTGCTGCTCGGCAATGTCAAGCTCAGCATAACAGGCACTGTTAAAACCGAGCCGGATGCGCTGTCGGAAGGTTTCGGCTTTGCGCCGCGCCTGCTCGTCAGCCGCCGGGCGCTCGAAGCCTCCGGGCTGATCCAGACGGGAAGCCTGGTCGAGCATGCCTATAAGATCCGGCTGGAAAACAAGGCCGCGATGTCGGGCATCCAGGCGCGTGCCGCCAAGGAATTCCCCTCCGCCGGCTGGGCGATCCGCACCAGCGACCGCGCCGCACCCTCGCTCACCGAAAACATCACCCGTTTCTCGCAGTTCCTGACGTTGGTCGGTCTCACCGCGCTGATCGTCGGCGGCGTCGGCGTCGCCAATGCCGTGCGCGCCTTCCTCGATGCCAAACGCACCACCATCGCCACCTTCAAATGTCTCGGCGCGCCGGCGCAGGTCGTCGTGCTGATCTATCTCTTCCAGATCGCTATCATCGCGCTTGGCGGCATCCTGATCGGTCTGATCATCGGCGCCCTGTCGCCGATCTTCGCCGCGCAGTTCCTGGCGCAATTCCTGCCGGTCTCGACCACGCCGACCCTTTATCCCGGCGCCCTACTGCTTGCGACGCTCTTCGGCATCCTGACGACGCTGGCCTTCGCCATCCTGCCGCTCGGCCATGCCCGCGAAGTGCCGGCGACCGCACTCTTTCGCGAGCAGGGCTTCGAAGCCCGCCGCCTGCCGTCCTGGCCCTATATCCTGCTTGCCGCGCTGTTCATGGCCGCTCTCGCCGGCCTCGCCGTCCTCACCGCCTATGACCGCTTCATCGCCGTCGTCTTCGTCGGCGCGATCGTCTTCGCCTTCGTCGTCCTGCGCCTCGTCGCAGCAGCGATCGCCTGGCTTGCGCGCCGCAGCCCGCGCGTCAATTCGCCGGCGCTGCGGCTTGCGATCGGCAACATCCACCGCCCCGGCGCACTGACGCCCTCGGTCGTGCTCTCGCTCGGCCTTGGCCTGGCGTTGCTGGTGACGCTGACCCTGATCGACGGGAACCTGCGCCAGCAGCTGACCGGCCGCATGAACGAGGGTGCGCCGAACTTCTTCTTCGTCGATATCCAGAGCGCCGAGGTCGACGCCTTCCGCGATCTCGTCCAGGCGCAGGCGCCGCAGGGAAAGCTCGTCGAAGTGCCGATGCTGCGCGGCCGGATCGTCGCCTTCAACGGCGAGGACGTCACCAAGATGGACGTGCCGGCGGCCGGCCGCTGGGTGCTGAACGGCGACCGCGGCATCACCTATGCCAACACTCTGCCTGAAAACGCCGCCCTCACCGAAGGCAGCTGGTGGGACAAGGATTACAGCGGCGAGCCGCTCGTCTCCTTCTCCTCGGAAGAGGCCCATGAACTCGGCCTCAAGATCGGCGACAAGGTGACCGTCAACGTGCTCGGCCGCAATATCACCGCGAAGATCGCCAATCTGCGCCGCGTCCAATGGGAATCGCTGTCGATCAATTTCGTCATGGTCTTCTCGCCGAACACCTTCCGCGGCGCCCCGCATGCCTGGCTGGCGACCCTGACCGATCCCTCCTCGACACCGGCCGAAGATGCGGCGATCCTGAAATCCGTCACCAACACCTATCCGACGATCACCAGCGTGCGCGTCAAGGATGCGATCGATATCGTCAATCAGCTGGTCGCGCAGCTGGCGACCGCGATCCGCGCCGCGGCCTCCGTCGCCCTCATCGCCTCGATCCTCGTCCTTGCCGGCGCGCTTGCCGCCGGAAACAGGGCGCGCACCCATGACGCGGTGGTGCTGAAGACGCTCGGCGCCACCCGCGCCATGCTGATCCGCGCCTTCAGCTACGAATATCTGATCCTCGGGCTCGCGACCGCAATCTTCGCGCTGATCGCCGGCGGCGTCGCCGCCTGGTTCATCGTCGCCCGCATCATGCGCCTGCCCTCGACCTTTCTGCCCGACGTCGCAGGGCTGACGCTGGTGACCGCGCTCGTCCTGACCGTCGGCATCGGCCTGATCGGCACCTGGCGCATCCTCGGGCAGAAAGCGGCACCTGTCTTGCGCGAGCTTTGA
- a CDS encoding Bax inhibitor-1/YccA family protein: MADLRNYQSRAQTGEMIDQGLRAYMLKVYNLMALGLAITGVAAYLSFQFAFANGELTAFGQAIYVSPLKWVVILAPLALVFFLSFRIHSMTVSAAQTTFAIYAALVGLSLSSIFLIYTGQSVVQTFFVTAASFGALSLYGYTTKRDLSAMGSFLIMGLFGLIIASLVNIFLASSAVQFAISVLGVLIFAGLTAYDTQRIKELYLEADDVAVAGRKAIMGALTLYLDFINLFMFLLQFMGNRK; the protein is encoded by the coding sequence ATGGCTGATCTTCGTAACTATCAAAGCCGCGCTCAGACCGGCGAGATGATTGATCAAGGCCTGCGCGCTTATATGCTCAAGGTCTACAACCTGATGGCGCTGGGTCTGGCGATCACCGGTGTGGCCGCATATCTGTCGTTCCAATTCGCTTTCGCCAACGGCGAACTGACCGCTTTCGGCCAGGCGATCTATGTGAGCCCGCTGAAGTGGGTGGTCATTCTGGCGCCGCTGGCTCTGGTGTTCTTCCTGAGCTTCCGGATCCATAGCATGACGGTGAGCGCCGCCCAGACGACGTTCGCGATCTATGCCGCGCTTGTCGGCCTGTCGCTCTCGTCGATCTTCCTGATCTACACCGGCCAGAGCGTCGTGCAGACCTTCTTCGTCACCGCCGCCTCCTTCGGCGCGCTGTCGCTTTACGGCTACACGACGAAGCGTGACCTGTCGGCGATGGGCTCGTTCCTGATCATGGGTCTGTTCGGCCTGATCATCGCTTCGCTGGTCAACATCTTCCTGGCTTCGTCGGCCGTGCAGTTCGCGATCTCGGTGCTCGGCGTTCTGATCTTCGCAGGCCTCACCGCCTACGACACACAGCGGATCAAGGAACTGTACCTGGAAGCCGATGACGTCGCTGTCGCCGGCCGCAAGGCGATCATGGGCGCACTGACGCTCTATCTCGACTTCATCAACCTCTTCATGTTCCTGCTGCAGTTCATGGGCAACCGCAAATAA
- a CDS encoding GNAT family N-acetyltransferase, with translation MSFLLRDASQADIPAIADIYRESVLNGVASYEIVPPSEAEMAQRFSAIVSQRYPYIAAVDADGGLLGYAYASAFRTRPAYRWMVEDSIYLAPEARGRGVGKLLMAELINRCTDLGFRQMTAVIGGASPASIALHLKAGFVEVGLMRGTGYKHGRWLDTMVMQRALGEGMTTAPDPSTYPGTLFAG, from the coding sequence ATGTCCTTCCTCCTGCGCGATGCCTCGCAAGCCGACATTCCCGCCATTGCCGATATCTATCGCGAATCCGTCCTGAACGGCGTGGCGAGCTATGAGATCGTGCCGCCTTCCGAGGCCGAGATGGCGCAGCGTTTTTCGGCGATCGTCAGCCAGCGCTATCCTTATATCGCCGCCGTCGATGCCGACGGAGGTCTGCTCGGCTATGCCTACGCCTCGGCCTTTCGCACGCGCCCCGCCTATCGCTGGATGGTCGAGGATTCGATCTATCTGGCCCCTGAGGCGCGCGGACGCGGCGTCGGCAAACTGTTGATGGCCGAACTGATCAACCGCTGCACCGATCTCGGTTTCCGTCAAATGACCGCCGTCATCGGCGGTGCCAGCCCTGCCTCGATCGCGCTTCATCTCAAGGCAGGCTTCGTGGAGGTTGGCCTGATGAGGGGCACCGGCTACAAGCACGGCCGTTGGCTGGATACGATGGTCATGCAGCGCGCCCTCGGCGAAGGCATGACAACCGCTCCGGATCCGTCCACCTATCCCGGCACGCTGTTTGCCGGCTGA
- a CDS encoding DUF2794 domain-containing protein: MTDQPDLRHGESRSVDNSSSVVVDLREYKQSKDPLPVTFHRRELDAILWIYGRMVGDGEWRDYAIDHLKDKAVFSVFKRSGEMPLFRIEKNPKMAAKQGAYSVINIHGTILKRGHELNQVLKVFDKALKLVDK, encoded by the coding sequence ATGACAGATCAGCCGGATTTGCGACACGGCGAAAGCCGTTCCGTCGACAATAGTTCCTCAGTCGTCGTCGATCTCAGGGAATACAAACAAAGCAAGGACCCGCTTCCGGTGACTTTTCATCGGCGCGAACTGGACGCGATCCTGTGGATCTACGGCCGCATGGTCGGCGACGGCGAATGGCGCGACTACGCGATCGATCACCTGAAGGACAAGGCGGTCTTCTCCGTCTTCAAGCGCTCCGGCGAAATGCCGCTCTTCCGCATCGAGAAAAATCCGAAGATGGCGGCCAAGCAGGGCGCCTATTCGGTGATCAATATCCACGGCACGATCCTGAAGCGCGGTCACGAGCTGAATCAGGTGCTGAAGGTGTTCGACAAGGCCCTGAAGCTCGTCGACAAGTAG
- a CDS encoding thioredoxin family protein, protein MSPRFLIPLIAGVVLSGPLQAEDGTPKGVVELFTAQGCSSCPPADAAFRKLVNQGDVIALAYHVDYWNYLGWADTLSSKENTERQYGYARTMGRSNVYTPQAIVNGRGHLAGADLNGINGKIDTYSSEGNGLTVPISAAMRGDELEIKIGAGQGKANVVMVYFDKEKTIDVEKGENSGKKLSYLHSVTNVETVGMWDGKATSLTLPASVLQRPQLEGCAILLQSATDNGDPAAILGATVVMAGKNI, encoded by the coding sequence ATGTCCCCCCGTTTTTTGATTCCGCTGATCGCCGGCGTTGTTCTCTCAGGCCCCTTGCAGGCCGAAGACGGCACGCCGAAAGGTGTCGTCGAACTGTTCACGGCGCAGGGCTGCTCTTCCTGTCCTCCGGCTGATGCCGCTTTCCGCAAGCTGGTGAACCAGGGCGATGTCATCGCGCTCGCCTATCATGTCGATTACTGGAACTATCTCGGCTGGGCCGATACGCTGAGCTCCAAGGAAAACACCGAGCGGCAATACGGCTATGCCAGAACGATGGGCCGCAGCAACGTCTACACGCCGCAGGCCATCGTCAACGGGCGCGGCCATCTGGCCGGCGCTGATCTCAACGGCATCAACGGCAAGATCGACACCTATAGCAGCGAAGGCAACGGGCTGACCGTCCCGATCAGCGCGGCGATGCGCGGCGACGAGCTGGAGATCAAGATCGGCGCGGGGCAGGGCAAAGCCAATGTCGTGATGGTCTATTTCGACAAGGAAAAGACGATCGACGTCGAAAAAGGCGAAAACAGCGGGAAGAAGCTGTCCTATCTGCACAGCGTCACCAATGTCGAAACGGTCGGTATGTGGGACGGCAAGGCGACCAGTCTGACGCTGCCGGCGAGCGTCCTGCAGCGGCCGCAGCTCGAAGGCTGCGCGATCCTGCTACAATCGGCGACCGACAACGGCGATCCGGCTGCGATCCTTGGCGCGACCGTGGTGATGGCTGGAAAAAACATCTGA
- the acnA gene encoding aconitate hydratase AcnA: protein MSKSLDSFNCRSTLSVNGKDYVYYSLPKAEANGLPGVSKLPYSMKVLLENLLRFEDGQSVTKEHILAVAQWLDNKGAVENEIAYRPARVLMQDFTGVPAVVDLAAMRDAMVSLGGDPEKINPLVPVDLVIDHSVIVDEFGTPQAFARNVELEYQRNGERYRFLKWGQQAFKNFRVVPPGTGICHQVNLEYLGQTVWTKEEDGETIAYPDTCVGTDSHTTMINGLGVLGWGVGGIEAEAAMLGQPVSMLLPEVIGFKLTGKLKEGVTATDLVLTVVQMLRKKGVVSKFVEFFGPGMDNMPLADRATIGNMGPEYGATCGFFPVDGETINYLTMSGRTHDRIALVEAYSKAQGMWREGDGSELVFTDTLELDLSDVVPSMAGPKRPEGRISLENIATGFAGSMDTDYKKPGQLNNRYAVEGTDFDLGHGDVAIAAITSCTNTSNPSVLIAAGLLARNAVAKGLKTKPWVKTSLAPGSQVVGEYLAKSGLQADLDKLGFNLVGFGCTTCIGNSGPLPAPISKTINDKGLIVSGVLSGNRNFEGRISPDVQANYLASPPLVVAYALAGTVQKDLTREPIGEDQSGNPVYLKDIWPTSKEVQEFILKYVTRELYESKYADVFKGDVNWQAVQVPPGQTYAWDDNSTYVQNPPYFVGMGKKGTGVSDIKGARVLGLFGDKITTDHISPAGSIKAASPAGAYLLGHEVAVADFNQYGTRRGNHEVMMRGTFANIRIRNHMLGPNGKEGGYTIHYPSKEETSIYDAAMQYKAEGVPLVIFAGVEYGNGSSRDWAAKGTNLLGVKAVIAQSFERIHRSNLVGMGIIPFVFEEGTTWQSLGLKGDELVTIEGLEKIKPREKKIAKITYGDGTVKEVPLLSRVDTLDEVVYLNNGGILQTVLRDLAA, encoded by the coding sequence GTGTCTAAATCTCTTGACAGTTTCAATTGTCGTTCCACGCTTTCCGTGAACGGAAAAGACTATGTCTATTACAGCCTGCCCAAGGCTGAGGCAAACGGTCTGCCCGGCGTCTCGAAGCTTCCCTATTCGATGAAGGTGCTGCTCGAAAACCTGCTGCGCTTCGAAGACGGCCAGTCGGTCACCAAGGAGCACATCCTGGCCGTCGCCCAATGGCTTGATAATAAGGGCGCGGTCGAAAACGAAATCGCCTATCGCCCGGCGCGCGTGCTGATGCAGGACTTCACCGGCGTTCCCGCCGTCGTCGATCTTGCCGCGATGCGCGACGCGATGGTGTCGCTCGGCGGCGATCCCGAGAAGATCAACCCGCTCGTTCCCGTCGATCTCGTCATCGACCACTCCGTCATTGTCGACGAATTCGGCACGCCGCAGGCTTTCGCGAGGAATGTCGAGCTGGAATACCAGCGCAACGGCGAGCGCTACCGCTTCCTGAAGTGGGGCCAGCAGGCCTTCAAGAATTTCCGCGTCGTGCCTCCCGGCACCGGTATCTGTCATCAGGTCAATCTCGAATATCTCGGCCAGACCGTCTGGACCAAGGAAGAGGACGGCGAGACGATCGCCTATCCCGATACCTGTGTCGGCACCGACAGCCACACGACGATGATCAACGGTCTCGGCGTTCTCGGCTGGGGTGTGGGCGGTATCGAAGCGGAAGCTGCGATGCTCGGCCAGCCGGTCTCGATGCTGCTGCCCGAAGTCATCGGCTTCAAGCTGACCGGCAAGCTCAAGGAAGGCGTCACTGCAACTGACCTCGTTCTCACCGTCGTGCAGATGCTGCGCAAGAAGGGCGTCGTTTCCAAGTTCGTCGAATTCTTCGGCCCCGGTATGGACAATATGCCGCTCGCCGACCGCGCGACGATCGGCAATATGGGCCCGGAATATGGCGCCACCTGCGGCTTCTTCCCGGTCGACGGCGAAACCATCAACTACCTTACCATGTCCGGCCGCACGCATGACCGGATCGCTCTCGTCGAAGCCTATTCGAAGGCCCAAGGCATGTGGCGTGAGGGCGACGGTTCCGAGCTCGTCTTCACCGACACGCTGGAACTCGATCTTAGCGACGTCGTGCCGTCGATGGCCGGCCCGAAGCGTCCGGAAGGCCGCATTTCGCTCGAGAACATCGCGACCGGTTTTGCCGGCTCGATGGACACGGATTACAAAAAGCCCGGCCAGCTCAACAACCGCTATGCGGTCGAAGGCACGGATTTTGATCTCGGCCATGGCGACGTGGCGATCGCCGCCATCACGTCCTGCACCAACACTTCCAATCCGTCAGTGCTGATCGCCGCCGGCCTTCTTGCCCGCAACGCCGTTGCCAAGGGCCTGAAGACGAAGCCGTGGGTGAAGACCTCGCTGGCACCGGGAAGCCAAGTCGTCGGCGAATATCTCGCCAAGTCGGGCCTGCAGGCCGATCTCGACAAGCTTGGCTTCAACCTCGTCGGCTTCGGCTGCACCACCTGCATCGGCAATTCCGGCCCGCTGCCGGCGCCGATCTCGAAGACGATCAATGACAAAGGTCTCATCGTTTCCGGCGTTCTTTCCGGCAACCGTAACTTCGAAGGCCGTATCTCGCCCGACGTGCAGGCGAACTACCTCGCATCCCCGCCGCTTGTCGTCGCTTATGCGCTTGCCGGCACGGTGCAGAAGGATCTGACCAGGGAGCCGATCGGTGAGGACCAGAGCGGCAACCCGGTCTATCTCAAGGACATCTGGCCGACTTCGAAGGAAGTCCAGGAATTCATCCTGAAATACGTGACCCGCGAGCTCTACGAATCCAAGTACGCCGATGTCTTCAAGGGCGACGTCAACTGGCAGGCCGTCCAGGTTCCGCCGGGCCAGACCTATGCCTGGGACGACAATTCGACCTATGTTCAGAACCCGCCCTACTTCGTCGGCATGGGTAAGAAGGGCACTGGCGTTTCCGACATCAAGGGCGCCCGCGTTCTCGGCCTGTTCGGCGACAAGATCACCACCGACCATATTTCCCCGGCCGGTTCGATCAAGGCGGCATCGCCGGCAGGCGCCTACCTGCTCGGCCACGAGGTCGCCGTTGCCGACTTCAACCAGTACGGTACGCGTCGCGGCAACCATGAAGTGATGATGCGCGGCACCTTTGCCAATATCCGCATCCGCAACCACATGCTCGGCCCGAACGGCAAGGAAGGCGGCTACACCATCCACTACCCGTCGAAGGAAGAGACCTCGATCTACGACGCGGCGATGCAGTACAAGGCCGAGGGCGTGCCGCTGGTGATCTTCGCCGGCGTCGAATACGGCAACGGCTCCTCGCGCGACTGGGCTGCCAAGGGTACCAACCTGCTCGGCGTCAAGGCGGTGATCGCCCAGTCCTTCGAGCGCATCCATCGCTCGAACCTGGTCGGCATGGGCATCATTCCCTTCGTCTTCGAAGAGGGCACGACCTGGCAGAGCCTCGGCCTCAAGGGCGACGAACTCGTCACCATCGAAGGTCTGGAAAAGATCAAGCCGCGCGAGAAGAAGATCGCCAAGATCACCTATGGCGACGGCACCGTGAAGGAAGTTCCGCTGCTGTCGCGCGTCGATACGCTCGACGAGGTGGTCTACCTCAACAATGGCGGCATCCTGCAGACGGTTCTGCGCGATCTCGCTGCCTGA
- the ccmA gene encoding heme ABC exporter ATP-binding protein CcmA, which yields MHLTAENLAARRGEDLIFVNISFHLAAGEALVLTGRNGSGKSTLLRVIAGLLKPEKGTVIFRDGEGWKDRHPGEASHYLGHRNAMKNELTVAENLEFWRAFLGHPGTAGLPLEEAAEAVGLSGITHLPFGYLSAGQQRRIAFAKLLVAHRPVWILDEPTAALDASADRLLAELIAAHLAQGGIVLAATHQPLGLENVQQMKMTGFAGVDHGVWG from the coding sequence ATGCATCTCACCGCCGAAAATCTGGCCGCAAGGCGCGGTGAGGATCTGATTTTCGTTAACATTTCCTTTCACTTGGCAGCCGGCGAGGCGCTTGTGCTGACGGGCAGAAATGGATCGGGAAAGTCCACTTTGCTGCGTGTCATCGCCGGCCTTCTCAAGCCGGAAAAAGGCACCGTCATCTTCCGCGACGGAGAGGGCTGGAAAGACCGGCATCCGGGCGAAGCCAGCCACTACCTTGGCCATCGAAACGCGATGAAGAATGAACTTACAGTTGCAGAGAATCTGGAATTCTGGCGAGCCTTTCTCGGCCACCCCGGCACTGCCGGCCTCCCGCTTGAAGAAGCCGCTGAGGCCGTCGGCCTCTCAGGAATCACCCACCTTCCCTTCGGTTATCTCTCCGCCGGCCAGCAGCGCCGGATAGCCTTCGCCAAACTGCTCGTCGCCCACCGCCCCGTCTGGATCCTCGACGAACCCACAGCCGCACTCGATGCCAGCGCCGACCGGCTGCTGGCCGAATTGATCGCAGCGCATCTGGCACAGGGCGGCATCGTGCTGGCGGCAACGCATCAGCCGCTGGGGCTGGAGAATGTGCAGCAAATGAAGATGACGGGCTTTGCCGGCGTGGATCATGGGGTATGGGGATGA
- the ccmB gene encoding heme exporter protein CcmB, with protein sequence MTALFLRDLKLSIRAGGGALIGVLFFLTIVAVIPFGVGPDLKLLSRIGPAIVWIGALLAALLGLDRLFQAERDDGSLDLMLMQETPLVLTVLVKCLAHWTATSLPLVIASPLLGLFMNMDETAIGATMLTLLVGSPAITFIGAVGAAVAVALPRGGLLVSILVLPLTIPVLIFGVSATYAAVEDPAPFLPPFLILIALTLFFAVIGPAAAALALRNTAD encoded by the coding sequence ATGACCGCCCTCTTCCTCCGCGACCTCAAGCTCTCGATCCGCGCCGGCGGCGGTGCTCTGATCGGCGTGCTGTTCTTCCTGACCATCGTCGCCGTCATTCCCTTCGGCGTCGGTCCTGATCTCAAGCTGCTGTCGCGCATCGGTCCCGCCATCGTCTGGATCGGCGCGTTGCTTGCCGCCCTTCTCGGCCTCGACCGCCTGTTCCAGGCCGAGCGCGACGACGGATCGCTCGACCTGATGCTGATGCAGGAAACGCCGCTCGTCCTTACCGTGCTGGTCAAATGCCTCGCCCACTGGACGGCCACCAGCCTGCCGCTCGTCATCGCCTCGCCGCTGCTCGGCCTCTTCATGAATATGGACGAGACGGCGATCGGTGCGACCATGCTGACGCTGCTTGTGGGATCGCCGGCCATCACCTTCATCGGCGCCGTCGGCGCCGCCGTCGCCGTGGCGCTGCCCCGTGGCGGCCTGCTGGTCTCGATCCTCGTGCTACCCTTGACCATCCCGGTGCTGATCTTCGGCGTCAGCGCCACCTATGCTGCGGTCGAAGATCCGGCCCCCTTCCTGCCGCCTTTTCTCATCCTGATCGCGCTGACACTCTTCTTTGCCGTTATCGGTCCGGCCGCCGCTGCCCTGGCGCTGCGAAACACGGCGGATTGA
- a CDS encoding heme ABC transporter permease → MNETSLAISKFSDLANPTRFLALAARAIPWLAGITALCFIVGLYLSFATAGDYQQGETVRIMYIHVPSAWLSMMCYTIMSISAIGTLVWRHPLADVSAKAAAPLGAAFTLLALVTGSLWGKPMWGTWWVWDARLTSVFILFLMYLGLIALSRAIDDPSKAARVSAVLILVGFVNIPIIKFSVEWWNTLHQSASVLRLDGPAIDPEFLRPLFVMAIAFTLLFFTLHIMAMRNEIWRRRIAAQRRLAARMASREEQT, encoded by the coding sequence ATGAACGAAACGAGCCTTGCCATCAGCAAATTCAGCGATCTCGCCAACCCGACGCGGTTTCTGGCGCTGGCGGCGCGCGCCATTCCCTGGCTGGCCGGCATCACCGCCCTCTGTTTTATCGTCGGCCTCTATCTGAGCTTCGCCACCGCGGGCGATTATCAGCAGGGCGAGACCGTGCGCATCATGTATATCCATGTGCCCTCGGCCTGGCTTTCGATGATGTGCTACACGATCATGAGCATATCGGCGATCGGCACGCTCGTCTGGCGCCATCCGCTGGCCGATGTCTCGGCCAAGGCAGCAGCCCCGCTCGGCGCCGCCTTCACCCTGCTTGCCCTCGTTACCGGCTCGCTCTGGGGCAAGCCGATGTGGGGCACCTGGTGGGTCTGGGATGCGCGGCTGACCTCCGTCTTCATTCTCTTTCTGATGTATCTCGGGCTGATTGCGCTCAGCCGCGCCATCGACGATCCGTCGAAGGCCGCACGCGTCAGCGCCGTGCTCATCCTCGTCGGCTTCGTCAACATCCCGATCATCAAATTCTCCGTGGAATGGTGGAACACGCTGCATCAGTCGGCAAGCGTGCTGCGTCTCGACGGCCCGGCGATCGATCCGGAATTCCTGCGGCCGCTCTTCGTCATGGCGATCGCCTTCACCCTGCTCTTCTTCACCCTGCATATCATGGCGATGAGGAACGAGATCTGGCGCCGCCGCATCGCCGCCCAGCGCCGCCTCGCCGCCCGCATGGCCAGCCGCGAGGAACAGACTTGA
- the ccmD gene encoding heme exporter protein CcmD produces the protein MTHAFYVYASYGFAALVTVAVTLWTWADGRARRRELASLEAAGIRRRSARTGDGQ, from the coding sequence TTGACGCACGCCTTCTACGTCTACGCCTCCTACGGCTTCGCAGCCCTCGTAACGGTCGCCGTCACGCTCTGGACCTGGGCCGACGGGCGGGCGCGCCGCCGGGAACTCGCGAGCCTCGAAGCCGCGGGCATTCGCCGCCGCTCGGCACGCACTGGGGACGGGCAATGA
- a CDS encoding DsbE family thiol:disulfide interchange protein — MSETPEIPPAKQRGRGSFVLALLPLIVFGGIAATAAKMLYDQDFHGKNITEIPSALIGTKAPTLNLPPLDGANLPALTDAAIKGKLTLVNVFASWCIPCRDEHPVLKELAKDGRLNIVAINYKDQSDNALRFLGELGNPYQAIGIDPNGKAAIDWGVYGIPESYLVAPDGTILYKRVGPFDDVSLKEGLFPAMEKALGKPVS, encoded by the coding sequence ATGAGCGAGACGCCGGAAATCCCGCCCGCCAAGCAGCGAGGGCGCGGCAGCTTCGTGCTGGCGCTTCTGCCGCTGATCGTCTTCGGCGGCATTGCGGCAACTGCCGCGAAGATGCTCTACGACCAGGATTTTCACGGCAAGAACATCACCGAAATCCCTTCCGCCCTGATCGGCACCAAGGCGCCGACGCTGAACCTTCCGCCACTCGATGGCGCCAACCTGCCGGCGCTGACCGATGCAGCGATCAAGGGCAAGCTCACCCTCGTCAACGTCTTCGCCTCCTGGTGCATTCCCTGCCGCGACGAACATCCTGTTTTGAAAGAACTGGCAAAAGACGGACGGCTGAACATCGTCGCCATCAACTACAAGGACCAGAGCGACAACGCCCTGCGTTTCCTCGGTGAGCTCGGCAATCCCTACCAAGCGATCGGCATCGATCCGAACGGCAAGGCGGCGATCGACTGGGGCGTCTACGGCATTCCGGAAAGCTACCTGGTCGCCCCCGACGGCACGATTCTCTACAAGCGCGTCGGCCCGTTCGACGATGTCAGCCTGAAGGAAGGGCTGTTTCCGGCGATGGAAAAGGCATTGGGCAAGCCGGTTTCCTAG